Proteins from one Candidatus Neomarinimicrobiota bacterium genomic window:
- a CDS encoding ROK family protein, translating to MVRIGADVGGTKVAIGLVDESNSIISEIVRFPVKQFQDGDGLVSQMVIEAKALLNAEGFTEQNVTGFGVGAPGPMDLETGTIRNTPNTPILVNYALRDSIREKSGFPTELNNDANCFVLGEALAGEARHGEYVVGVTLGTGYGCGIVLNKQLHTGATGTAAEIAMCPYRDSTLESHISGRGLSWAYKKRAGKEAEGKAIARLAATGDEEALGAFEEFGEHIGRSFAWFINLLDPDYIVIGGSIAQNWDYFYPTLKATMDQYINPNPKAHMKIVQSQLGESAAIIGAAGLITST from the coding sequence ATGGTGCGCATCGGAGCGGATGTCGGAGGAACGAAAGTAGCAATTGGTCTTGTTGATGAATCCAACTCCATTATAAGTGAGATTGTACGGTTTCCGGTAAAACAGTTTCAGGATGGAGATGGTTTGGTCTCACAGATGGTTATTGAAGCCAAGGCGTTACTGAATGCTGAAGGTTTTACGGAACAAAATGTGACTGGGTTTGGCGTCGGTGCGCCAGGTCCGATGGACCTTGAGACAGGCACGATTCGCAATACGCCAAACACGCCAATCCTGGTGAACTATGCACTCCGGGATTCTATCCGGGAGAAATCAGGATTTCCCACAGAATTAAATAACGACGCGAACTGCTTTGTTCTGGGGGAAGCATTGGCTGGAGAGGCACGCCATGGTGAATATGTGGTGGGGGTGACGCTCGGTACCGGTTACGGTTGCGGGATTGTACTCAATAAACAGCTACATACGGGCGCCACAGGAACCGCTGCGGAAATCGCTATGTGTCCGTATCGGGATTCCACGCTGGAGTCGCACATTTCAGGGCGAGGATTAAGCTGGGCATATAAAAAACGCGCAGGGAAAGAAGCAGAAGGTAAAGCCATTGCACGGTTGGCCGCAACTGGTGATGAAGAGGCACTCGGCGCCTTTGAAGAATTCGGTGAACATATCGGTCGTTCGTTTGCGTGGTTTATCAATTTACTGGATCCAGATTACATAGTTATTGGAGGGTCCATTGCACAAAACTGGGATTATTTTTATCCCACTCTGAAAGCAACAATGGATCAGTATATAAATCCAAATCCGAAAGCCCATATGAAGATTGTCCAATCTCAACTTGGTGAGTCAGCCGCCATTATCGGAGCTGCCGGATTAATTACGTCAACCTGA
- a CDS encoding 6-phosphofructokinase — protein sequence MKVGILTGGGDCPGLNAVIRAATKKMISEYGYEVHGIRDGWRGLVDDETFPLNIADVEGVLKQGGTMLNTSRTNPFKDESQLKSTLETIKNNNFDAVMAIGGDDTLGAATRLYEEHDIPTVGVPKTIDNDLNGTDYTFGFDTAVSIATDAIDRCRTTAASHHRTLVVEVMGRHAGWIALHSGIASGADIILLPEFPFSMKDVNERLRKSTEAGQKNHIVVVAEGATMEDQDDFITKDQSVDEFGHVKLGGIADLLADQIEKSVGLETRSVILGHIQRGGTPTARDRVLSTRFGLKAADMVANKNFGQMAALQGDNIVNVPLTEATGELKVVTKELYDLTKYLTV from the coding sequence ATGAAAGTTGGAATTCTGACCGGTGGCGGTGACTGTCCGGGATTAAATGCTGTTATTCGGGCCGCGACCAAGAAAATGATTAGTGAATACGGGTACGAAGTCCACGGCATTCGTGATGGATGGCGCGGATTAGTCGATGACGAAACATTTCCGTTAAATATCGCCGATGTCGAGGGAGTTCTGAAGCAGGGCGGCACCATGCTGAATACTTCCCGAACAAACCCGTTTAAAGACGAATCCCAACTCAAGAGTACGCTGGAAACGATTAAGAATAACAATTTTGACGCAGTTATGGCCATCGGCGGTGATGATACCCTTGGAGCCGCCACGCGACTGTATGAAGAACATGATATTCCTACCGTTGGTGTCCCGAAAACTATCGATAACGATCTGAACGGTACCGATTATACCTTCGGATTCGATACCGCTGTCAGCATCGCCACAGATGCCATAGATCGGTGTCGCACGACAGCCGCCTCGCATCACCGAACTCTTGTCGTGGAAGTTATGGGACGTCACGCTGGATGGATTGCCCTGCACAGCGGCATTGCCAGTGGTGCAGATATCATTCTGCTGCCGGAATTCCCGTTCTCCATGAAAGATGTGAATGAGCGCTTGAGGAAGTCCACAGAGGCTGGTCAAAAGAACCATATCGTGGTCGTGGCCGAGGGCGCTACCATGGAAGACCAGGATGACTTTATCACCAAAGATCAATCCGTTGACGAATTCGGTCATGTAAAACTGGGCGGTATTGCCGATCTACTCGCGGATCAAATTGAAAAGTCCGTTGGGCTGGAAACGCGGTCCGTAATCCTTGGCCATATTCAACGCGGGGGAACGCCGACTGCCAGGGATCGTGTCCTTTCAACCCGATTTGGGCTGAAGGCCGCAGATATGGTGGCCAACAAGAATTTCGGTCAGATGGCTGCGTTGCAGGGGGACAATATTGTCAACGTTCCCCTTACGGAAGCCACCGGCGAACTCAAAGTGGTTACGAAAGAATTATACGATTTAACTAAGTATTTAACAGTATAG
- a CDS encoding phosphoglycerate kinase yields MTFKTVDDINFDGKRALIRVDFNVPLDKSGKITDDYRIRSALPTIKKVVDDGGLAILMSHLGRPSGKVDPELSLVPVYKHLQEILDCPVEFADDCVGTIAENFANNLEPGSVLLLENLRFHTEEKANDPGFSKDLAKLADVYVNDAFGTAHRAHASTVGVTEYFDEKVAGYLIQKEVEFMVDGLENPDSPYIAIMGGAKISGKIDLIDKLLNSVDSLLVGGGMAYTFLKAKGIEIGGSLLEEGKLDVAKDVLARVEKENLDFLLPSDCIAATHPEEGIPTSTLAVDHIAEHEMGLDIGPQTIETFTEKILNAKTILWNGPMGVFEVPEFVEGTQAIAGALAEATEKGATTIIGGGDSASAIRQFNLMDKVSHVSTGGGASLELLSGNKLPGIEALKN; encoded by the coding sequence ATGACCTTTAAAACGGTAGACGATATCAATTTTGATGGTAAACGAGCACTCATTCGGGTTGACTTTAATGTTCCGCTGGACAAATCCGGGAAAATTACCGATGATTACCGGATTCGTTCTGCTCTGCCCACAATAAAAAAAGTGGTCGATGATGGTGGGCTTGCGATCTTGATGTCGCATTTGGGGCGGCCTTCCGGGAAGGTTGATCCGGAGTTAAGTCTGGTGCCGGTATACAAACATCTTCAGGAAATCCTGGATTGTCCCGTAGAATTTGCGGATGACTGCGTTGGTACGATTGCTGAAAATTTTGCTAATAACCTGGAACCGGGTTCAGTCCTTCTGCTGGAAAACCTGCGATTCCATACCGAGGAAAAAGCAAACGATCCCGGATTTTCCAAGGATCTGGCAAAGCTCGCTGATGTATACGTCAACGATGCCTTCGGTACAGCCCACCGGGCGCATGCCTCGACAGTTGGCGTGACGGAGTATTTTGACGAAAAGGTTGCCGGATATCTTATCCAAAAGGAAGTGGAATTTATGGTCGACGGGCTCGAAAATCCTGATTCCCCATATATTGCCATTATGGGCGGAGCCAAGATTTCCGGCAAAATTGACCTGATTGACAAGCTGCTTAACTCCGTGGATTCTCTCTTGGTTGGTGGTGGAATGGCATATACCTTTCTCAAGGCGAAGGGCATAGAAATCGGCGGTTCGCTGTTGGAAGAGGGCAAGCTCGATGTAGCCAAAGATGTCCTGGCCCGGGTGGAAAAAGAGAACCTTGATTTTCTGCTACCGTCGGATTGTATAGCGGCTACGCATCCTGAAGAGGGAATTCCGACTTCGACGCTCGCTGTTGATCACATAGCAGAGCACGAAATGGGTTTGGACATCGGTCCGCAAACCATTGAAACATTTACCGAAAAGATACTGAACGCAAAGACCATTCTCTGGAATGGGCCAATGGGTGTTTTCGAGGTCCCCGAATTTGTTGAGGGAACACAGGCGATAGCCGGAGCCCTTGCGGAAGCCACCGAAAAGGGAGCGACGACCATTATTGGTGGAGGTGACAGCGCATCGGCGATACGCCAGTTTAATTTGATGGACAAGGTATCACATGTCTCGACCGGTGGGGGGGCATCTTTGGAATTGCTCAGCGGAAACAAGCTCCCCGGAATTGAAGCATTGAAAAATTAA
- a CDS encoding ComF family protein yields MSCWDFTEDLQQIIHAMKYRRKPTLGQSLVSIIGAWKLPAWMTSVDVVIPVPLHKTKRRDRGYNQAVSIAKGVATLCSAPIMTDVLVRQKYTASQTTLTRAERQENLAAAFVTTRKSAGQLKGKSVLLVDDVFTTGATLENAAESLQETGAKEVFGFTLASAPI; encoded by the coding sequence ATGAGCTGCTGGGATTTCACGGAGGATCTTCAGCAAATTATCCATGCCATGAAGTACCGGCGGAAGCCAACACTGGGACAATCTTTGGTGAGTATTATCGGAGCCTGGAAATTACCCGCCTGGATGACGTCAGTGGATGTCGTAATTCCTGTCCCATTGCATAAAACAAAACGTCGGGACAGGGGATATAACCAGGCCGTCAGCATTGCGAAAGGAGTTGCCACGCTCTGTAGCGCACCAATAATGACCGATGTATTAGTCCGCCAGAAGTACACTGCTTCTCAGACGACACTAACCCGTGCCGAACGGCAGGAAAATTTGGCCGCGGCCTTTGTCACCACACGGAAAAGTGCCGGACAATTAAAGGGTAAATCTGTCTTGCTCGTTGATGATGTATTCACTACAGGAGCGACCCTGGAAAATGCAGCCGAAAGTTTACAGGAAACCGGCGCGAAAGAAGTCTTCGGATTCACCCTCGCCAGTGCCCCGATTTGA
- a CDS encoding GWxTD domain-containing protein: protein MRRIICTIVIMFVGGTLLLPEIGSAQDSLQQRMDMPRETAEIQFFVDWAQFRGKDDNVVLEVYLMLPRTQLDFVKPDTLDKFIARGFVQVALAQNDSVRLLDRWPISDSVDDTSQVLDSQNIPDISVFEAEPGEYQLIVQVIDMNTDTRGTYRQQINLASFSDSSMTISDIEFASIVKESNSKTVFTKYSRDVVPNASLTFGVSQPILYSYAEIYNMNYPSSPDSYSVQYSILDLNNKAIKSPAEITRGKVGNSSVDIGGMNVVGLSSGIYYYRIRVTDLATGDVATRSKKFYVYKQGEKMREVASADLGQDYDSMTEAELDETFEALVPILSSKEKKSYKDASKEGKQNLLTEFWEVRDPDQTTDVNELRIEYMRRLETTNERFGGVQTPGYETDRGRVFLVYGEPDEIERNPVSVDVKPYETWYYHSLEGGSQFVFVDKTGFGTYELVHSTVRNEIYDPNWRRFIESSPSGGSFQGF, encoded by the coding sequence ATGAGAAGAATAATATGTACAATTGTTATAATGTTCGTTGGGGGCACTCTGCTGTTGCCTGAAATCGGATCGGCGCAGGATTCCTTGCAACAAAGGATGGATATGCCCAGAGAAACGGCTGAGATCCAGTTTTTCGTCGACTGGGCGCAATTCCGGGGCAAAGATGATAATGTTGTTCTGGAAGTTTACCTCATGCTGCCCCGGACACAGCTGGATTTTGTCAAGCCGGATACGCTAGATAAATTTATAGCCAGGGGCTTTGTCCAGGTGGCGCTGGCACAAAATGACTCGGTCCGCCTGCTGGATCGCTGGCCAATTTCGGATAGCGTGGACGATACCAGCCAGGTCCTGGATTCCCAGAATATCCCGGATATTTCGGTATTTGAGGCGGAGCCCGGTGAATACCAACTGATCGTACAGGTTATCGACATGAATACGGATACCCGGGGTACATATCGCCAGCAGATTAATTTGGCTTCATTCAGCGATAGCTCTATGACGATCAGTGATATCGAGTTTGCGTCAATTGTGAAGGAATCAAATTCAAAAACGGTCTTTACCAAGTACAGCAGGGATGTAGTTCCGAACGCAAGTTTAACTTTCGGTGTTTCTCAACCAATTTTGTACAGTTATGCTGAAATATATAACATGAACTATCCCAGCAGCCCGGACAGTTACTCTGTGCAGTATTCCATTCTGGATCTGAATAACAAAGCGATAAAAAGTCCCGCGGAGATTACGCGAGGGAAAGTGGGGAATTCCAGCGTAGATATTGGCGGGATGAACGTGGTTGGATTATCGTCAGGAATTTATTATTACCGGATTCGTGTCACAGACCTGGCTACAGGCGACGTGGCGACCAGGTCCAAAAAATTCTATGTGTATAAGCAAGGCGAGAAAATGCGTGAGGTGGCCTCGGCTGATCTGGGTCAGGATTATGACTCCATGACTGAAGCAGAACTGGACGAGACCTTTGAGGCGCTTGTCCCGATTTTGTCCAGTAAAGAGAAAAAGTCCTATAAAGATGCCTCCAAGGAAGGAAAACAGAATTTACTCACCGAGTTCTGGGAAGTGAGGGACCCGGACCAGACGACAGATGTGAATGAATTACGAATAGAGTATATGCGTCGGCTTGAAACAACCAATGAGCGGTTTGGTGGCGTACAGACTCCGGGCTATGAAACGGATCGCGGCCGGGTGTTCCTGGTATATGGCGAACCGGACGAAATTGAACGGAATCCGGTCAGTGTGGATGTGAAACCGTATGAAACCTGGTATTACCATAGCCTGGAAGGTGGCTCCCAGTTCGTTTTCGTCGATAAAACCGGGTTTGGTACTTACGAATTGGTGCATTCCACCGTACGGAACGAAATATACGATCCCAACTGGCGTCGGTTTATCGAGTCTTCCCCTTCAGGTGGAAGCTTTCAGGGCTTCTAA
- the smc gene encoding chromosome segregation protein SMC — MYISKLEIFGFKSFAKKTELKFGPGTTGIVGPNGCGKTNVVDAIRWVLGEQKTTVLRSDNMSEVIFNGSKTMKPLGMCEVSLTIHNNKGILPIEFNDVVVTRRLYRDGQSEYLLNKKVCRLKDIQNLFIDTGMGSDAYSVIELKMVEDILSDTKDERTRMFEEAAGVNKYKQERRAARRKLDATKEDLLRLNDILYEIEKNVSSLKRQMRKYERYQRYQNDLKTKEIDLAGHKLWKIERDIHPLEQQLEQGKDFQSSSAEQLEIDEALQESLKQKIQKQEARVEGLDQDLGEIDEQRQNSQRNILVWEEQKSAAEKSLERLRQEESNLEDRQKQTKVQIKELNQSLEEMEPKLREIQSRYADQQEVYQQIDGKYQEIRDTLNEYQDEKIESITELADLRNKRERLIENRDRANSEIVSLRESIESLGEELHEKERKFRDLQQELEVLETGDVDREERVAEFRDQQETLQESIDKTRESLLKKESTEDVLRSKIDFYQELIENREGFSSAVQFLTGEHTKVDGIIGTVADILKVDDDYQLAVENALGDQAEYLLATTRDAALGAIDVVTRSKRGRVSVIPLDMVKNLSIPSDPPDNGATRLTDFLDYDDKYSGVVQLLLGDVLLTDSLQSVSTDGEDQGKWRYVTRSGEVLERSSIMRGGKSDSEYSSRVGRQETLDELQEELEKNLSGQEDIKGKLSKLREEYEAIQNSLNDLESAEQEQVSKRRELDQSISRLDYDIKRTKQQRQEHDQRIEDFQSQIQEIEGALKEIEPALTELQERRQQLQQRVDEAEEDLEEISERRTTENNKLQDLRLEVASVENEQKTLSIRLSNSKETLQDISDRFESIQKERDAARTTIQERKESLESEREKLSELEEQYRQLKQRREEEHGVLKKRQAEMEEVEARIKEKHRERESQYDRIRNIERQISELESEERSIKERMRDRYGIDAKPEQMDDEKETSPEELSQEIESLRSRIDRMGPVNLAVKEEYEEEQERLDFLTEQRDDLLEAEEDLLETIQRIDTQANSQFNEIFQEIRKHFQQTFIKFFPGGEADLQLEGDSDPLEADIVISANPGGKKLQSLRVLSAGEKTLTAIALLFAIYLVKPSPFCILDEVDAPLDDRNSQIFTGVVEDFAEDTQFIIVTHNKITMEAANYMYGITMQDEGVSKVVSVQFD, encoded by the coding sequence ATGTACATATCAAAGCTGGAAATATTTGGATTTAAGTCGTTTGCGAAAAAAACCGAACTGAAATTCGGTCCCGGAACTACCGGCATTGTTGGTCCCAACGGCTGTGGCAAGACCAACGTGGTGGATGCTATTCGCTGGGTACTCGGGGAACAGAAAACGACCGTACTTCGCAGCGATAATATGTCGGAAGTCATTTTCAACGGCTCAAAAACTATGAAGCCATTGGGAATGTGCGAAGTCTCCCTGACCATTCACAATAATAAAGGGATCCTCCCGATTGAGTTTAATGATGTTGTCGTTACCCGGCGACTTTACAGGGATGGTCAGAGCGAATATCTCCTCAACAAAAAGGTCTGCCGCCTTAAGGATATCCAAAACCTGTTTATCGATACGGGAATGGGGTCAGATGCCTATTCGGTTATCGAGTTAAAGATGGTTGAGGATATCCTGAGTGATACAAAAGATGAGCGCACCCGCATGTTCGAAGAGGCCGCAGGTGTCAATAAGTATAAGCAGGAACGGAGAGCGGCCCGCCGGAAGCTTGATGCCACCAAAGAGGATCTGCTCCGGCTCAATGACATCCTCTATGAAATCGAGAAGAATGTCAGTTCCCTCAAGCGACAAATGCGGAAATACGAGCGGTACCAGCGATATCAGAACGATCTGAAAACAAAAGAGATAGATCTGGCCGGGCACAAATTATGGAAAATCGAGCGGGATATTCACCCGCTGGAACAGCAACTGGAGCAGGGCAAGGATTTTCAGAGTAGCTCAGCTGAACAGCTGGAAATTGACGAAGCATTGCAGGAATCACTCAAGCAAAAAATTCAAAAGCAGGAGGCCCGGGTTGAGGGGTTGGATCAGGACCTCGGCGAGATCGATGAGCAGCGGCAAAACTCCCAGCGCAATATCCTCGTCTGGGAAGAGCAGAAAAGCGCCGCCGAAAAATCGCTGGAACGCCTGCGCCAGGAAGAATCTAATCTGGAAGATCGTCAAAAGCAGACGAAAGTTCAGATTAAAGAGCTGAATCAATCTCTGGAAGAGATGGAGCCCAAACTCCGGGAAATCCAGTCCCGATATGCCGATCAGCAGGAAGTTTATCAACAGATCGATGGGAAATATCAGGAAATTCGCGACACCCTGAATGAGTACCAGGACGAAAAAATTGAATCTATCACTGAACTGGCGGACCTGCGGAATAAACGTGAGCGGCTCATCGAAAACCGGGATCGGGCAAACAGCGAAATTGTTTCATTGCGAGAGTCCATCGAATCGCTGGGCGAGGAATTACACGAAAAAGAGCGTAAATTCCGTGATCTTCAACAGGAGTTGGAAGTCTTGGAAACCGGGGATGTTGATCGAGAAGAACGCGTTGCGGAGTTCCGTGACCAACAGGAAACGCTTCAGGAATCCATAGATAAAACGCGGGAATCACTGCTCAAAAAGGAATCGACAGAGGATGTCCTGCGCTCAAAGATCGATTTTTATCAGGAATTAATCGAAAACCGGGAAGGATTCTCTTCTGCGGTGCAATTCCTCACCGGTGAGCATACCAAGGTTGATGGAATTATTGGAACGGTGGCGGATATTCTGAAAGTGGATGACGATTACCAGTTGGCGGTTGAAAACGCACTCGGTGATCAGGCGGAATATCTGTTGGCCACGACCCGGGATGCCGCTCTTGGCGCCATCGACGTCGTAACCCGGAGCAAGCGGGGCCGCGTATCGGTTATACCGCTGGATATGGTGAAAAACCTTTCTATTCCGTCAGACCCGCCGGATAACGGGGCAACCCGGCTGACCGATTTCCTGGATTATGATGATAAGTATTCCGGTGTGGTGCAATTGCTGCTTGGCGATGTGCTGTTGACAGATTCACTCCAATCTGTATCCACAGATGGGGAAGACCAGGGGAAGTGGCGGTATGTTACCCGCTCAGGTGAAGTATTGGAGCGCTCCTCGATTATGCGGGGTGGAAAATCTGACTCGGAATACTCTTCCCGGGTCGGCCGGCAGGAAACGCTGGATGAATTACAGGAAGAGCTGGAAAAGAACCTTTCTGGCCAGGAAGATATTAAGGGCAAACTGTCCAAACTCCGGGAGGAATACGAGGCGATCCAAAACAGCCTGAACGATCTGGAGTCAGCGGAGCAGGAGCAGGTCAGCAAGCGCCGTGAACTGGACCAGTCCATTTCGCGACTGGATTACGACATCAAACGAACGAAGCAGCAGCGGCAGGAGCATGACCAGCGCATCGAGGATTTCCAGTCACAGATTCAGGAAATTGAGGGCGCACTGAAGGAGATTGAGCCGGCGTTAACGGAGTTGCAGGAGCGAAGGCAGCAGTTACAACAGCGCGTGGATGAAGCAGAAGAAGATCTGGAGGAAATCAGCGAGCGGCGTACCACGGAAAATAATAAGCTTCAGGACCTTCGGCTGGAAGTCGCCTCTGTTGAGAATGAGCAGAAGACGCTCTCTATCCGGTTAAGCAATTCAAAGGAGACGCTGCAGGACATTTCCGATCGATTTGAGAGTATCCAGAAGGAGCGCGATGCAGCCCGCACAACGATTCAGGAGCGGAAGGAATCGCTGGAATCCGAACGGGAGAAATTATCGGAACTGGAAGAGCAGTATCGGCAGCTAAAGCAACGCCGGGAAGAGGAGCACGGGGTACTCAAGAAGAGACAGGCCGAGATGGAAGAGGTTGAAGCTCGGATCAAGGAAAAGCACCGGGAGCGCGAATCGCAATACGACCGCATCCGGAACATAGAGCGCCAAATCAGCGAACTAGAGAGCGAGGAGCGTTCAATTAAGGAGCGGATGCGGGATCGTTACGGTATTGATGCCAAACCAGAACAGATGGATGACGAGAAAGAGACTTCGCCTGAAGAATTGTCACAGGAAATAGAATCCTTGCGATCCCGGATTGACCGGATGGGACCTGTGAATCTTGCAGTGAAAGAGGAATACGAGGAAGAGCAAGAGCGCCTGGATTTCCTTACAGAGCAACGGGACGATCTGTTAGAAGCTGAAGAGGACCTGCTTGAAACGATTCAGCGAATTGACACCCAGGCGAATTCGCAGTTTAATGAAATTTTCCAGGAAATCCGGAAACACTTCCAGCAGACATTCATTAAATTTTTCCCAGGGGGAGAAGCGGATCTCCAACTTGAAGGGGATTCCGACCCCCTGGAGGCGGACATCGTAATCAGTGCAAACCCGGGAGGAAAAAAATTACAGTCATTGCGCGTGCTCTCTGCAGGGGAAAAAACACTGACGGCAATCGCCTTGCTGTTTGCTATTTATCTGGTCAAGCCGAGCCCCTTTTGTATCCTGGATGAGGTGGATGCACCGCTGGACGATCGGAACAGCCAGATATTTACCGGGGTGGTTGAAGATTTCGCCGAGGACACCCAGTTTATCATTGTTACACACAATAAAATCACGATGGAAGCAGCAAATTACATGTACGGGATCACCATGCAGGATGAGGGGGTCTCAAAAGTAGTTTCTGTACAATTTGATTAA